A region from the uncultured Ilyobacter sp. genome encodes:
- the ltrA gene encoding group II intron reverse transcriptase/maturase, whose translation MTIVNVEHKYLTNMRYYDKIEEFSDLYKRSKANKNFHKLYERIIDEKNILLAYRCIRTNRGSKTKGCDNLDISFFEKMTLDEVVTFVRKYLGNYQPRKVRRVFIPKKNGEKRPLGIPSIKDRLIQQCIRQVLEPICEAKFYDHSYGFRPHRSTHYALGRNLNLINHAKLYYIVDIDIKGFFDNVNHKKLLQQIYTMGIKDKIVLKIISKMLKAEIDGEGIPNKGVPQGGILSPLLSNIVLNELDWWIASQWDTFPSKFPYVNKVGKHEVLKKASNLKEIRITRYADDFQIYCRTKSSAEKIKIAVTKWLKERLKLEVNEDKSSIINLKNRNVDYLGFKIRLREKGNKKTHSTEISNSNEIKLYVILREQIKNLIKNPSIQSALKYNQTIVGTHNYFKYASQVAINLNKINWWLYFQLVKLEKKRGKPNTKLNNFYNRTYGKYKTFSINGVDLIPIHGINHVYAKPINQNLCLYTETGRILVGKANLDLSELINEFINRRSNYYSLEMINFGASLINAQKGRCRISSLPLEYDFEIHHVKPKEFGGTDEYKNLIAINPRFHKLIHYSVSKTINNNLDFLALEHIEKINHYRKLANRTIIEL comes from the coding sequence GTGACTATCGTAAACGTCGAACACAAGTATCTCACTAATATGAGATACTACGACAAAATTGAAGAGTTTTCCGACTTATATAAAAGATCTAAAGCTAATAAGAATTTTCATAAATTATACGAAAGAATAATTGATGAAAAAAATATACTTTTAGCTTATCGATGTATAAGGACAAACAGAGGTAGTAAAACTAAAGGTTGCGATAATTTAGATATTTCATTCTTTGAAAAAATGACACTTGATGAAGTAGTTACATTTGTACGAAAGTACTTAGGTAATTATCAACCTCGTAAAGTAAGAAGAGTATTTATTCCTAAAAAGAATGGCGAGAAAAGACCTTTAGGTATCCCTAGCATTAAAGATCGTTTAATACAACAATGTATTAGACAAGTACTTGAGCCTATATGTGAAGCTAAATTCTATGACCATAGTTATGGATTTAGACCACATAGATCAACTCATTATGCTCTAGGTAGAAATCTAAATTTAATCAACCACGCTAAACTTTACTATATTGTAGATATAGACATTAAAGGATTCTTTGATAATGTTAATCACAAAAAACTTCTACAACAAATCTACACTATGGGAATTAAAGATAAGATAGTTCTTAAAATTATTAGTAAAATGTTGAAAGCCGAAATTGATGGAGAAGGTATTCCAAATAAAGGAGTTCCTCAAGGTGGAATATTAAGCCCACTCCTAAGCAACATTGTTCTTAATGAATTAGATTGGTGGATAGCTAGTCAATGGGATACATTTCCTAGTAAGTTTCCATATGTCAATAAAGTTGGCAAACATGAAGTTTTGAAAAAAGCTTCTAATCTTAAAGAAATAAGAATAACAAGATATGCTGATGACTTTCAAATATATTGTAGAACTAAATCTTCTGCTGAGAAAATCAAGATTGCTGTCACTAAATGGCTCAAAGAACGTTTGAAATTAGAAGTTAATGAAGATAAGAGTTCAATCATCAATTTAAAAAACCGTAATGTGGATTACCTTGGTTTCAAAATTAGACTAAGAGAAAAAGGCAACAAGAAAACCCATTCTACTGAGATTAGCAATAGTAATGAAATTAAATTATACGTAATACTCAGGGAACAAATTAAAAATTTAATCAAAAACCCTAGTATACAAAGTGCACTCAAATATAATCAAACAATTGTAGGCACACATAATTATTTCAAATATGCTAGTCAAGTGGCAATTAATCTGAATAAGATAAATTGGTGGTTATACTTTCAATTAGTAAAACTAGAAAAGAAACGTGGTAAGCCAAATACTAAATTAAATAATTTCTACAACAGAACTTACGGTAAATATAAAACCTTTTCAATAAATGGCGTTGACCTTATACCTATACATGGAATCAATCATGTATATGCAAAACCTATAAATCAGAACTTATGCCTTTACACTGAAACAGGAAGAATTCTTGTTGGTAAAGCTAATCTAGATTTATCTGAACTAATAAACGAATTTATCAACAGAAGAAGTAATTATTACTCTTTAGAAATGATAAATTTTGGAGCTAGTTTAATCAACGCACAAAAGGGCAGATGTAGAATATCAAGTCTTCCATTAGAATATGATTTCGAAATACATCATGTTAAACCAAAAGAATTTGGAGGAACTGATGAATATAAAAATCTTATCGCAATTAACCCTAGGTTTCATAAACTAATACATTACTCTGTTAGTAAAACAATAAATAATAATTTAGATTTTCTAGCTTTAGAGCATATAGAAAAGATTAATCATTATAGGAAACTCGCCAATAGAACTATCATAGAATTGTAA
- the rpsO gene encoding 30S ribosomal protein S15: protein MKTKTELVKEFGKFEGDTGSTEVQVAILTERINHLTDHLKTHKKDHHSRLGLLKMVGKRRRLLNYMMKKDLDGYRALIAKLGIRK, encoded by the coding sequence ATGAAAACTAAAACAGAATTAGTTAAAGAGTTTGGAAAATTCGAAGGAGATACGGGATCTACAGAGGTTCAAGTAGCTATCTTAACTGAAAGAATCAATCACTTAACTGATCACTTAAAAACACACAAGAAAGACCACCACTCAAGATTAGGTCTTCTGAAAATGGTAGGAAAAAGAAGAAGACTTCTTAACTACATGATGAAGAAAGATCTTGACGGTTACAGAGCTCTTATTGCAAAATTAGGAATAAGAAAATAA
- the ftsH gene encoding ATP-dependent zinc metalloprotease FtsH, whose protein sequence is MEKKNGFEENQDNLDNEKLGNGKEEEKKDKQEEKEDDSVYNELEERKKELKAKLKYGMRGRGTRGNDDNQNPEGGNGKNPKPGKFNFKSIVMLLFIVTIFMSIPSLMTDTSQTGSEEVTYTEFLDLSRSGAFQSVQEKEGYVYAVKKDSDEKVNARMISDRLVQDENLVGALEEGTANIKSVEPEGVPFLVNVFISWFPMLLLIGIWIFMLNKMNKGSGGGPQIFNMGKSKAKENGEQISNVTFKDVAGIEEAKVELEEVVHFLKEPEIFKRMGAKIPKGVLLLGAPGTGKTLLARAVAGEAGVPFFSISGSEFVEMFVGVGASRVRDLFNKARKNAPCIIFIDEIDAVGRKRGAGQGGGNDEREQTLNQLLVEMDGFNSEETIIVLAATNRPEILDKALMRPGRFDRQVVVDRPDITGREAILKVHIKGKKLSPDVDLHIIARKTPGFVGADLANMLNEAAILAARSGRDTITMEDLEEAAEKVSIGPERKSRVIVEKEKIIVAYHEIGHALVQWVLPYTEPVHKVSTVPRGMAALGYTMTLPTEDRYLKSKNEYLSEIRTLLGGRAAEEVVFGDITTGASNDIERATAIAHAMVTKFGMSEKFGPILLDNTNEGDLFMQKHYSETTGKDVDDEIRILITDAYEDSKKILRDNYEKLEKVTRALLDRETISGLELDILMKGGELEPLKSELPEKEEPQEETKTEEDINNENATEASEENKKSETDDSEIK, encoded by the coding sequence ATGGAGAAAAAAAATGGTTTTGAAGAAAATCAGGATAATTTAGACAATGAAAAATTGGGAAATGGAAAAGAAGAGGAAAAGAAAGATAAACAAGAGGAAAAAGAGGATGACAGTGTCTATAATGAGTTAGAAGAGAGAAAAAAAGAGCTGAAGGCAAAACTAAAATATGGTATGAGAGGAAGAGGAACTCGGGGAAATGATGATAATCAAAATCCCGAGGGAGGCAACGGAAAAAATCCTAAACCAGGTAAGTTCAATTTTAAAAGTATAGTTATGCTTTTATTTATAGTGACAATTTTCATGTCGATACCTTCACTCATGACAGATACATCCCAAACAGGGAGCGAAGAAGTGACCTATACTGAGTTTCTAGACTTGTCTAGGAGCGGTGCCTTCCAATCTGTCCAAGAGAAAGAGGGCTATGTTTATGCGGTAAAAAAAGACAGCGATGAAAAGGTCAATGCCAGAATGATATCTGACAGACTTGTTCAGGACGAGAATCTTGTAGGGGCTCTTGAAGAGGGAACTGCAAATATAAAGTCAGTAGAACCAGAGGGAGTACCTTTCCTTGTAAATGTGTTTATATCATGGTTCCCTATGCTTCTTCTCATAGGTATATGGATATTTATGCTCAATAAGATGAATAAAGGCAGCGGAGGAGGACCTCAGATATTTAATATGGGGAAATCCAAGGCAAAGGAAAATGGAGAACAGATATCGAATGTTACATTTAAGGATGTGGCAGGTATAGAGGAAGCCAAGGTCGAGTTAGAAGAAGTTGTTCACTTCTTAAAAGAACCTGAGATATTTAAAAGAATGGGTGCCAAAATTCCAAAAGGAGTCCTTTTACTAGGAGCACCTGGAACGGGAAAAACCCTTCTTGCAAGAGCCGTAGCAGGAGAAGCAGGAGTACCATTTTTCAGTATATCGGGATCAGAATTTGTTGAAATGTTCGTAGGTGTAGGAGCCTCAAGGGTAAGAGATCTCTTTAATAAAGCCAGAAAAAATGCTCCGTGTATAATATTTATAGATGAGATTGACGCTGTAGGAAGAAAAAGAGGAGCAGGACAGGGCGGAGGAAATGACGAAAGAGAGCAGACTCTGAATCAGCTTCTTGTAGAGATGGATGGATTTAACAGTGAAGAGACAATTATTGTCCTAGCGGCGACAAACAGACCTGAGATATTAGATAAGGCTCTCATGAGACCTGGACGTTTTGATAGACAGGTAGTAGTAGACAGGCCGGATATAACAGGTAGAGAAGCTATACTGAAAGTACATATAAAGGGTAAAAAACTCTCACCAGATGTAGATTTGCATATAATAGCCAGAAAAACTCCGGGATTTGTTGGGGCAGACCTTGCAAATATGCTGAACGAAGCGGCTATATTGGCGGCTCGTTCTGGTAGGGACACTATCACTATGGAGGATTTGGAAGAAGCCGCAGAAAAAGTTTCTATAGGTCCAGAGAGAAAATCTAGAGTAATAGTGGAAAAAGAGAAGATTATTGTGGCCTATCATGAAATAGGACATGCCCTTGTACAATGGGTGCTGCCTTATACAGAACCTGTACATAAAGTGTCAACAGTACCGAGAGGTATGGCTGCATTGGGTTACACCATGACTCTTCCTACAGAGGACAGGTATCTGAAGTCTAAAAATGAATACCTTTCTGAGATCAGAACCCTTTTAGGAGGAAGAGCAGCAGAAGAGGTTGTTTTCGGAGACATAACTACAGGAGCGAGTAATGATATAGAGAGAGCTACGGCGATAGCTCATGCTATGGTTACAAAGTTTGGTATGAGTGAGAAATTTGGACCAATATTACTGGATAACACAAATGAAGGCGATCTATTCATGCAGAAACACTACAGTGAAACCACGGGTAAAGATGTAGATGACGAGATAAGAATTCTTATAACAGATGCTTATGAAGATTCTAAGAAGATACTGAGAGATAACTATGAGAAGCTTGAAAAAGTTACTAGGGCTCTTTTAGACAGGGAAACAATATCTGGTTTAGAACTGGATATTTTGATGAAAGGCGGAGAGCTAGAACCTTTAAAGTCAGAGCTTCCTGAAAAAGAAGAACCTCAAGAAGAGACCAAAACTGAAGAGGATATAAACAACGAAAACGCAACTGAAGCTAGTGAAGAAAATAAAAAATCTGAAACAGATGACTCAGAGATAAAATAA